The following are encoded together in the Arcticibacterium luteifluviistationis genome:
- the hisH gene encoding imidazole glycerol phosphate synthase subunit HisH: MADVSIIKYNAGNVMSVMYALDRIGVSYNLTDDPEELSASKRIIFPGVGEASTAMRSLRENGLDKLIPTLKQPFLATCIGMQLLCNYSEEGDTACLGVFDVDIIKFQKKEDHKIPQTGWNNIFDYKSDLLKGIEEGQYVYYNHSFYAPICEDTVATTDYIVPYSAILQKDNFYACQFHSEISGDVGEQIFRNFLKK; encoded by the coding sequence ATGGCAGACGTAAGTATCATAAAATATAACGCGGGTAATGTGATGTCCGTCATGTATGCTCTTGACAGAATAGGCGTTTCTTATAACCTAACAGACGACCCTGAAGAGCTATCGGCGTCTAAAAGAATCATTTTCCCTGGAGTTGGTGAAGCATCCACAGCCATGAGAAGCTTGAGAGAAAACGGACTCGACAAACTTATACCAACCCTAAAACAGCCATTTTTGGCTACATGTATTGGCATGCAGCTCCTCTGCAATTACTCTGAAGAGGGAGATACAGCTTGCTTAGGTGTTTTTGATGTTGACATTATTAAATTCCAAAAAAAAGAAGACCATAAAATCCCCCAAACGGGATGGAATAACATCTTTGATTATAAGTCAGACTTGCTAAAGGGAATTGAGGAAGGCCAGTATGTTTACTATAATCACTCTTTCTATGCACCAATATGTGAAGATACAGTGGCCACGACTGACTATATAGTTCCTTACTCGGCCATTTTACAAAAAGACAATTTTTACGCCTGCCAGTTTCACTCAGAAATTAGTGGTGACGTAGGTGAGCAAATTTTTCGTAATTTTTTAAAAAAGTAA
- a CDS encoding GNAT family N-acetyltransferase — translation MEKFEKIKDNLLLSSDQCLLDIDLIHSFLSQSYWSKGIPKETVKKGIENSLSLGLYKNKEQIGFCRLITDYASFAYLADVFIIETERSHGYAEWMINSLKEIPTLKNLRRWMLATKDAHNLYSKTGWEKLENPNLFMQKIDNEVYKNKTSTC, via the coding sequence ATGGAAAAGTTTGAAAAAATCAAGGACAATCTGTTACTTAGCTCTGACCAATGCCTTTTAGACATTGATCTAATTCATTCTTTTTTGAGCCAAAGCTATTGGTCCAAAGGGATTCCAAAAGAAACTGTCAAAAAAGGAATTGAAAACTCCTTAAGTTTAGGATTATATAAGAATAAAGAGCAAATAGGATTCTGTAGATTAATTACTGACTATGCATCGTTTGCTTACTTAGCTGACGTATTTATTATTGAAACCGAAAGGAGCCATGGTTATGCAGAATGGATGATTAATAGCCTTAAAGAAATTCCAACACTTAAAAATTTAAGAAGATGGATGCTCGCAACCAAAGACGCTCATAATCTTTACTCAAAAACTGGTTGGGAGAAATTAGAAAACCCGAACTTGTTTATGCAAAAAATTGACAACGAGGTTTATAAAAACAAAACTAGCACATGCTGA
- a CDS encoding phosphoesterase produces the protein MTKIQSFLLVGLTLILTTSCNKGGEDAEPIQEEISTPVSTYSSTILNEYAGLQLELIKATPGYEAPVAARTMAYLALAAYESAVPGISGKQSLAGQLEGFDNIPEIEKNQEYNWPIAVNASQHTLMKNLYGTTSDVNKTKMDDLKKKYEDALKVGVGTDAIERSIRFGAEMANAVWNYSKTDGGHLAYDNNYPLSNSLFNSVSSWKPTGDKNRPLLPKWGEVRSFVKANSSSIAPAAEPFSFDENSTFFAEAYDTYLTVNSLSTGQEEIMNFWEMPHLSATQAGNQLALVANLINKENYKLDKALELYLKTTFAMHDALVNSWKSKFTNNLMRPETYINQAIDPNWSPNQDALPAPDYTSEESSLVAAVATILANEFGEVYTFEVTSQYDKSKKRAYKNFTNYVKEAEVAPIYAGIHYRMSAENGSKQGQKIGNNILNINLNNIPVTDSTAVRMAF, from the coding sequence ATGACTAAAATACAATCATTTCTACTCGTAGGATTGACACTTATACTTACTACTTCATGTAATAAAGGTGGGGAAGACGCTGAACCAATTCAAGAAGAAATTTCAACACCCGTTTCTACTTACTCTTCCACTATTCTAAATGAATATGCTGGACTTCAGCTAGAGTTAATAAAAGCAACTCCAGGATATGAAGCTCCAGTAGCTGCGAGAACTATGGCTTACCTTGCCTTGGCCGCTTATGAGTCTGCTGTTCCCGGAATCTCAGGAAAACAAAGCCTTGCCGGTCAGTTAGAAGGTTTTGATAATATCCCCGAGATTGAAAAAAATCAAGAGTATAACTGGCCAATAGCCGTTAATGCATCACAGCATACTTTGATGAAAAACCTTTATGGCACCACCAGCGATGTTAACAAAACAAAAATGGATGACCTCAAAAAGAAATATGAGGATGCTTTAAAAGTTGGTGTGGGTACAGATGCCATTGAGCGTTCTATCAGATTTGGAGCAGAAATGGCAAACGCCGTTTGGAATTACTCTAAAACTGACGGAGGCCACTTAGCTTATGACAATAACTACCCGCTCAGTAATTCTCTTTTCAATTCGGTTTCTTCTTGGAAACCAACAGGTGATAAAAACAGACCACTTTTACCAAAATGGGGTGAAGTAAGAAGTTTTGTCAAAGCTAATAGCTCTTCCATAGCACCAGCGGCAGAACCCTTTTCGTTTGACGAGAATTCTACTTTTTTTGCTGAAGCTTATGACACTTACCTAACGGTCAACTCCCTAAGTACTGGTCAGGAAGAAATCATGAATTTCTGGGAAATGCCACACCTTTCAGCTACGCAAGCTGGAAACCAACTTGCTCTAGTTGCAAACTTGATTAACAAAGAAAATTATAAACTTGACAAGGCACTGGAGCTTTACTTGAAAACAACCTTTGCCATGCATGATGCTTTGGTAAACTCTTGGAAAAGTAAGTTTACCAATAATTTAATGAGACCAGAAACTTATATCAATCAAGCAATAGACCCAAATTGGTCTCCAAACCAAGATGCACTTCCAGCTCCAGATTATACTTCTGAAGAGTCCTCATTGGTAGCAGCAGTTGCTACAATTTTAGCAAATGAGTTTGGTGAAGTGTATACTTTTGAAGTTACATCTCAATACGATAAATCTAAAAAAAGAGCTTATAAAAACTTCACTAATTATGTAAAGGAGGCCGAAGTAGCACCTATTTATGCGGGAATACACTATCGAATGTCTGCCGAAAACGGCTCAAAACAAGGACAAAAAATTGGCAACAATATTTTAAATATTAATCTAAATAATATACCAGTTACCGACAGTACTGCTGTTAGAATGGCATTTTAG
- a CDS encoding LytR/AlgR family response regulator transcription factor: protein MTKLLQIKSYDPVKVDSQRMFTLEGATLSSLGEMELRVAGSKKILNLNDVIYLKSAKNYTVFKLKDGNNVISSKTLRIFEEELEDVVNFVRPHRSFMVNFDHVKDLRFNCRGGEIYIKDEVIEISRRKAADFRKSYRKFLTANGQNVGSTIRMKTRIKTV, encoded by the coding sequence ATGACCAAATTATTACAAATAAAGAGCTACGATCCGGTTAAGGTAGATTCTCAAAGAATGTTTACTTTAGAAGGTGCTACATTATCTTCCTTGGGAGAAATGGAACTTAGAGTAGCTGGAAGTAAAAAAATCCTAAATTTGAATGACGTCATATATTTAAAAAGTGCAAAAAACTACACAGTTTTTAAACTTAAAGACGGCAATAATGTCATCAGTAGTAAAACACTGAGGATTTTTGAAGAAGAGTTAGAAGATGTGGTAAACTTTGTAAGACCACACCGATCATTTATGGTAAATTTTGATCATGTAAAAGACTTAAGATTCAATTGTCGAGGGGGTGAAATTTATATTAAAGATGAGGTAATTGAAATTTCAAGAAGAAAAGCAGCAGATTTCAGAAAGAGTTATCGCAAGTTTCTTACAGCCAATGGGCAAAATGTAGGATCAACAATTAGAATGAAAACAAGAATAAAAACGGTCTAG
- a CDS encoding TonB-dependent receptor plug domain-containing protein, which translates to MFTFFRKSLILSVCFIATSVMAQKTLEEVNVVTTKLPQKSSQLAKSMIVLGDSVIRAHAGWSVSDLLQKQVGINVVGAGQPLGSIQSLFLRGASSGKTLILLDGVPLYDPSSTEGNYDLNLINLQFIERIEILKGGQSTLYGSDAVAGVINFISKKGSKKPFTPYGKLSYGSFNTLDLGLGVNGDLAGFNYNLGFNKVKSDGFSSAVSSLATEENDGFDRTSLNAQLSKQFGEVTVRAFGRQTDYTADLDAGALVDEKDYVFNSENFQVGVGADWVKEKFQLHFNAHTSQVDRTFEDDSSFVAESAFAKYSYSTFGSKSNFYDLYAQFFVNEDIKILLGADLRNQSIAQTYYSVSAFGPFEDVPLLYDDTKIDNFSVYSAVDVSVNQKVGIELGGRLNSHSEYGTNFSYSLNPYFRANEMITVFGVLATSYKNPTLYQLYSPYGNLDLVPETSRNIELGFKYNNTEKGSSASVAYFNRRNEDKVTFLSLDTPPYGQYINIDEQQTSGIELSASQQVGPVSLHGNYTFLDGFNSLLAEEEQEYNLIRVPKNSLNLGASLSLCEKLSIGLDYQFVGERTDGFYDSNLFQTVAVDLDAYSLIDLSVSYLIKPNFKVFAAGSNIFNTDYTEVYGYNSRPANFKIGLAYN; encoded by the coding sequence ATGTTTACATTTTTTAGAAAGAGCTTAATACTAAGCGTGTGCTTTATCGCAACCTCAGTAATGGCTCAAAAGACTTTGGAAGAAGTCAATGTTGTTACCACTAAATTACCCCAGAAATCTTCTCAGTTGGCAAAGTCAATGATAGTTTTGGGCGATTCCGTTATTAGAGCTCACGCTGGTTGGTCAGTTTCTGATTTACTACAAAAACAAGTGGGTATTAATGTAGTAGGAGCTGGGCAGCCTTTGGGTAGTATCCAAAGTTTGTTTTTGAGAGGAGCAAGTTCGGGTAAAACACTAATTCTTCTTGATGGCGTTCCTCTCTATGACCCATCTTCTACCGAAGGGAATTATGACCTTAACCTTATCAATCTTCAATTTATAGAGCGTATTGAAATACTTAAAGGTGGTCAGTCTACTCTTTATGGTTCTGATGCAGTAGCTGGAGTGATAAACTTTATCAGTAAAAAAGGTTCTAAAAAGCCATTTACACCTTATGGTAAGCTTTCATATGGTAGTTTTAATACGCTTGATTTAGGTCTTGGTGTTAATGGAGATTTAGCAGGCTTTAATTACAACCTTGGTTTTAATAAGGTGAAAAGTGACGGTTTCTCGTCTGCTGTTTCAAGTTTAGCTACAGAAGAAAATGATGGTTTTGACCGTACTAGTCTTAATGCCCAATTATCAAAACAATTTGGAGAAGTAACGGTAAGAGCTTTCGGAAGACAAACAGATTATACAGCAGACCTAGATGCTGGTGCCTTAGTAGATGAGAAAGATTATGTGTTTAACTCTGAAAACTTTCAAGTAGGAGTAGGGGCAGACTGGGTTAAAGAAAAGTTTCAGTTGCATTTTAATGCTCATACTTCACAAGTAGATAGAACCTTTGAAGATGATTCTAGTTTTGTGGCGGAAAGTGCTTTTGCAAAATACTCGTATTCTACTTTCGGAAGTAAGTCAAACTTCTATGATTTATATGCTCAATTTTTTGTGAATGAAGATATTAAAATTCTTCTAGGTGCTGATTTAAGAAATCAGAGCATTGCTCAAACGTACTATTCTGTTAGTGCTTTTGGCCCATTTGAAGATGTGCCTCTTCTTTATGACGATACTAAAATTGATAATTTCAGTGTTTACTCGGCTGTTGATGTTTCTGTTAATCAAAAAGTGGGAATAGAATTAGGTGGAAGATTAAATTCTCATTCTGAATATGGAACAAACTTCTCTTATTCTCTGAATCCTTATTTTAGAGCAAATGAAATGATAACGGTATTTGGAGTTTTAGCTACTAGCTATAAAAACCCAACGCTTTATCAGCTTTACTCGCCTTACGGAAACTTAGATCTGGTACCTGAAACCTCTAGAAATATTGAACTTGGCTTTAAATACAATAATACGGAAAAAGGGAGTTCGGCTTCAGTGGCATATTTTAATAGAAGAAATGAGGATAAAGTGACATTCTTGTCTCTTGATACCCCGCCTTACGGTCAATATATAAATATTGATGAGCAGCAAACAAGTGGAATTGAGCTATCAGCTAGTCAGCAAGTAGGTCCAGTTTCTTTACATGGAAATTATACTTTTCTTGATGGTTTTAATAGTTTATTAGCCGAAGAGGAGCAAGAGTATAACCTAATAAGAGTTCCAAAAAACTCTTTGAACTTAGGAGCTTCTCTTAGCTTATGTGAAAAGTTAAGCATTGGTCTTGATTACCAATTTGTAGGTGAAAGAACAGATGGTTTTTATGACTCTAATCTATTTCAAACAGTAGCTGTAGACTTAGATGCTTACTCTTTAATTGATTTAAGTGTAAGCTATTTGATTAAACCAAATTTCAAGGTTTTTGCAGCAGGCTCAAATATCTTTAATACGGATTATACCGAAGTTTACGGGTACAATTCTCGACCTGCCAACTTTAAAATAGGCTTGGCTTATAACTAA
- a CDS encoding sensor histidine kinase has product MRYRLFNLVFLFLATVSIVVAQEKTQVKGPNIFIEKVEISGREVPVDSIFNTDYYHNNIKIIIGDKLPFPNTCRYRLFDPEIASSKYSIWKPLSSPIITIFDLPAGNYEFQFMDSENNTETTKIAFKLVINKPWYKTWWFWGLGFICLFSMLYGREKYIKSQEEEEKEQQKKIIGLELRTLQLQMNPHFIFNALNSIQSYVISQDTLKANSYLTKFAHLIRMFLDSSRNRYISISEEITLLELYVEMENLRFQNKFDYKISIEKTVDTMTEIPTMLLQPFVENAINHGLRYKENKGNLEVSFTDEDSYITCTVKDDGVGRKVSMKIQQASRKGYKSQGLKITEERLATYNRLNNSNIEFSVNDVFSSDESQDVGTIVIVKFPKNME; this is encoded by the coding sequence ATGAGATATAGGCTCTTTAATTTGGTATTTCTCTTTCTGGCTACAGTAAGCATAGTTGTTGCTCAAGAGAAAACTCAAGTTAAAGGGCCTAATATTTTTATAGAAAAAGTAGAAATTTCAGGAAGAGAAGTTCCTGTAGATTCTATTTTCAACACTGATTATTACCATAATAATATAAAAATCATTATTGGTGATAAACTACCCTTCCCCAACACCTGTCGATATAGACTTTTTGACCCCGAAATTGCAAGTTCCAAATACTCCATCTGGAAACCTCTAAGCAGCCCAATAATTACAATTTTCGACCTTCCGGCAGGTAACTATGAATTTCAATTCATGGATTCCGAAAACAATACAGAGACAACAAAAATTGCTTTTAAGCTCGTTATAAATAAACCGTGGTATAAAACTTGGTGGTTTTGGGGCCTCGGTTTCATATGTCTTTTCAGTATGCTTTATGGACGAGAAAAGTATATTAAGAGCCAAGAAGAAGAAGAAAAAGAACAACAGAAAAAGATAATCGGCTTGGAGTTAAGAACACTCCAACTTCAAATGAACCCGCACTTTATCTTTAACGCCTTAAACTCCATTCAAAGCTATGTCATATCTCAAGACACTTTAAAAGCCAATAGCTATCTAACCAAATTCGCCCATTTAATTAGAATGTTTTTGGATTCGTCAAGGAATAGATACATCTCCATTTCGGAAGAAATTACTCTTCTAGAGCTTTATGTAGAAATGGAAAACCTTCGTTTTCAAAACAAATTTGATTACAAAATCAGTATCGAAAAAACAGTTGACACTATGACCGAAATACCAACCATGCTACTTCAACCCTTTGTGGAAAATGCAATAAATCATGGTTTGCGGTATAAAGAGAATAAAGGTAATTTAGAAGTTAGCTTTACTGATGAAGACTCTTACATTACATGCACTGTCAAAGATGATGGCGTAGGACGAAAAGTGTCAATGAAAATTCAGCAAGCCTCTAGAAAAGGTTATAAGTCTCAGGGGCTAAAAATTACCGAAGAAAGATTGGCTACTTATAATAGATTAAACAACAGTAATATTGAATTTTCGGTAAATGATGTTTTTTCATCAGACGAGTCTCAAGATGTCGGAACTATAGTGATTGTAAAATTCCCTAAAAACATGGAATAA
- the hisA gene encoding 1-(5-phosphoribosyl)-5-[(5-phosphoribosylamino)methylideneamino]imidazole-4-carboxamide isomerase, producing MFQIIPAIDIIEGKCVRLTKGDYGTKKIYNERPDEVAKQFEDNGITRLHLVDLDGAKAKKVVNYKVLEKIATQTGLTIDFGGGVQSDEDLRKVFDYGAKQVTGGSIAVKIPETFGSWLDEFGGDKIILGADAKNEKIAISGWEEDTKVDIYQFVKNYVAQGVKYIISTDVDKDGLLEGPSYQLYAKLKKQFPEINIIASGGVSEMSDIEKLASQNLHGVIVGKAIYENKISLEQIKAFILRNHGKV from the coding sequence ATGTTTCAAATTATTCCGGCCATTGATATAATAGAAGGTAAATGTGTAAGATTAACTAAAGGAGATTACGGCACAAAGAAAATATACAACGAAAGACCTGACGAAGTAGCGAAGCAGTTTGAAGACAACGGAATAACAAGACTTCACTTGGTAGACCTAGATGGAGCAAAGGCAAAAAAAGTTGTCAACTACAAGGTTCTCGAAAAAATTGCTACGCAAACTGGACTCACCATTGACTTCGGTGGTGGCGTACAATCCGACGAAGACTTAAGAAAGGTTTTTGATTATGGAGCCAAACAAGTTACTGGTGGTAGCATTGCTGTCAAAATTCCAGAAACATTCGGATCTTGGTTAGATGAATTTGGTGGCGATAAAATCATTTTAGGGGCAGATGCAAAAAATGAAAAAATTGCAATTAGCGGCTGGGAAGAAGACACTAAGGTAGACATCTATCAGTTTGTTAAAAACTATGTGGCACAGGGTGTCAAATACATTATAAGTACGGATGTTGATAAAGACGGCTTATTAGAAGGTCCTTCTTATCAATTATATGCCAAACTAAAAAAACAGTTTCCTGAAATAAATATTATTGCAAGTGGTGGTGTTTCTGAAATGAGTGATATAGAAAAATTAGCTAGCCAAAACCTTCATGGAGTCATAGTAGGAAAGGCTATTTATGAAAATAAAATTTCACTAGAACAGATAAAGGCCTTCATTCTTCGTAACCATGGAAAAGTTTGA
- a CDS encoding phospho-sugar mutase — protein sequence MLEELNLDKTAEKNIKKWLKGKYDDETKATINKWIEEKNISQLTDSFYKNLEFGTGGMRGEIGVGSNRMNKYTVGAATQGLANYINKCYPEGEDLKAAIAYDSRNFSPEFAQIAADIFSANGITAYVFPELRPTPQLSFTVRELGCQTGLVITASHNPREYNGYKVYWNDGSQVVAPHDKNIVDEVNAITTISKIKFRGIKKRLKVIRPALDKKYLKAVKSISVSPRINRKQSDLKIVFSSIHGTGITMVPDALKQLGFENVHIVEEQAKPDGNFPTVVYPNPEEKEAMSLSLKLAKEIDADLVMATDPDADRVGMAVKDPSGEWQLLNGNQAASLIVFYLLKAWKKAKKLTGKEYVAKTIVTTELIDAMAAKAGVKCYNTLTGFKYIAQVIRETEGKETFIGGGEESYGYLIGDKVRDKDAVAACAIIAELTAYAKHNGISLFDFLAEMYKEYGFFYEGLFSVTKKGKTGAEEIQQMMADFRANPPKELAGSTVIRMDDYKSLKRTNLETGTSEPIPTGLGIESSNVLQFFTNDGTKFTCRPSGTEPKIKFYVGVKGELKDKSLFKETLESLKNKVSSIKEELSLT from the coding sequence ATGCTAGAAGAACTAAATTTAGATAAAACGGCTGAAAAGAATATAAAAAAGTGGCTAAAAGGAAAGTATGACGACGAGACTAAAGCCACTATCAATAAATGGATAGAAGAAAAAAACATTAGTCAACTAACCGATTCGTTTTACAAAAATTTAGAATTCGGGACTGGTGGAATGCGTGGTGAAATAGGCGTGGGTTCAAATAGAATGAACAAATACACCGTAGGTGCTGCCACACAAGGGTTAGCAAATTATATAAATAAATGCTATCCTGAAGGTGAAGATCTTAAAGCAGCCATAGCCTACGATAGTAGAAACTTCTCTCCTGAGTTTGCTCAAATTGCAGCAGATATTTTTTCTGCAAACGGAATCACAGCATATGTTTTCCCTGAACTAAGACCTACTCCACAATTATCTTTTACAGTAAGAGAGCTAGGCTGTCAAACGGGTTTAGTAATTACAGCATCTCACAATCCAAGAGAATATAACGGCTATAAGGTTTACTGGAATGATGGCTCACAGGTAGTAGCTCCGCATGATAAAAACATTGTAGATGAAGTTAACGCTATCACTACTATTAGCAAAATTAAATTTAGAGGTATAAAAAAACGACTTAAAGTAATTAGACCTGCTTTAGATAAAAAATACCTTAAAGCTGTAAAAAGTATAAGTGTTTCGCCAAGAATTAACAGGAAGCAATCTGATTTAAAGATAGTTTTCTCATCTATACATGGTACAGGAATCACGATGGTACCTGATGCTTTAAAGCAACTGGGTTTTGAAAACGTACATATAGTAGAAGAGCAAGCTAAGCCTGATGGCAATTTCCCTACGGTGGTTTATCCTAATCCAGAAGAGAAAGAAGCAATGAGCCTTTCTTTGAAATTAGCGAAAGAAATAGATGCTGATCTAGTTATGGCAACAGACCCAGATGCCGACAGAGTAGGAATGGCTGTAAAAGACCCATCTGGCGAATGGCAACTTCTTAATGGAAATCAGGCAGCTAGTCTTATCGTTTTTTATCTATTGAAGGCTTGGAAAAAAGCTAAAAAACTAACTGGAAAAGAATACGTAGCCAAAACTATTGTAACCACCGAATTAATAGACGCCATGGCTGCAAAAGCTGGTGTAAAATGTTATAACACGCTTACAGGCTTCAAGTACATAGCTCAAGTTATAAGAGAAACAGAAGGAAAAGAAACCTTCATAGGTGGTGGAGAAGAAAGCTACGGCTACCTAATAGGAGATAAAGTGAGAGATAAAGATGCTGTAGCGGCATGTGCTATTATAGCCGAACTTACTGCTTATGCAAAACATAACGGTATCAGCCTTTTTGATTTCTTAGCTGAAATGTATAAAGAGTACGGTTTCTTCTATGAGGGTCTATTCTCTGTTACTAAAAAAGGAAAAACAGGTGCTGAAGAAATCCAACAAATGATGGCGGACTTCAGAGCAAATCCTCCAAAAGAATTAGCGGGAAGTACAGTAATTAGAATGGATGATTACAAGTCTTTAAAGCGAACCAACTTAGAGACAGGAACTTCAGAACCTATCCCTACTGGTTTAGGTATTGAAAGCTCTAATGTACTTCAGTTTTTCACTAATGATGGCACCAAATTTACATGTAGACCATCTGGCACTGAGCCAAAAATCAAATTCTATGTTGGTGTAAAAGGTGAGTTAAAAGACAAGTCACTTTTTAAAGAAACCTTGGAGTCTCTAAAAAACAAAGTAAGTTCTATTAAAGAGGAACTTTCATTAACATAA
- a CDS encoding LytR/AlgR family response regulator transcription factor, whose product MPTCVLIDDENRSIDTLKTIIENFLDEDLKILGTANSAKEGYQLILKTKPQIVFLDIEMPHQTGFDMLELFEKIDFEVIFTTGFDQYAITAIKFSALDYLLKPINIGELQLAVTKAVERFNSKSSANQIQNLLDNIKSPKDSTNKIPLPVMNGLEMVQVGQIVNCEASQDYTIITLAGGKQVLVSRSIKYFEELLTDYNFFRTHHSHLVNKEYIKKYVKGEGGYVITESGKEIPVSRRKKPEFLNWLKH is encoded by the coding sequence ATGCCTACCTGTGTACTTATTGATGACGAAAACCGGAGTATTGATACTTTAAAAACCATCATTGAGAATTTTCTTGATGAAGATTTGAAGATTTTAGGAACTGCAAATTCTGCGAAAGAAGGATATCAGTTAATTTTAAAAACAAAACCTCAAATAGTCTTCTTGGATATTGAAATGCCTCATCAAACCGGCTTTGATATGCTTGAACTATTTGAAAAAATTGATTTTGAAGTCATATTTACTACAGGTTTTGACCAATATGCCATTACTGCCATTAAGTTTAGTGCATTAGACTACCTTTTAAAGCCTATTAATATTGGAGAATTACAGCTGGCCGTTACAAAAGCAGTAGAACGATTCAACTCTAAGTCCAGTGCTAATCAAATTCAAAACCTCCTTGACAACATAAAGTCACCGAAAGATTCTACCAACAAAATACCTCTTCCCGTAATGAATGGTCTTGAGATGGTTCAAGTTGGACAAATAGTTAATTGCGAAGCCTCACAGGACTATACTATAATAACTTTGGCAGGAGGAAAACAAGTTCTTGTATCTAGAAGCATCAAATACTTTGAAGAACTTCTCACCGACTACAACTTTTTCAGAACACACCACTCTCACCTAGTAAACAAAGAATACATCAAGAAATATGTAAAAGGCGAGGGCGGTTATGTCATCACAGAATCAGGTAAGGAAATCCCCGTTTCACGTAGGAAAAAACCTGAATTTTTAAATTGGCTAAAACACTAA